Proteins encoded by one window of Blautia faecicola:
- the serC gene encoding 3-phosphoserine/phosphohydroxythreonine transaminase has protein sequence MSRVYNFSAGPAVLPEEVLKEAQAEMLDYKGTGMSVMEMSHRSKAFDQIIQEAEKDLRDLMHIPDNYKVLFLQGGASLQFAMIPMNLMKNKVADYIVTGQWAKKAWQEAQKYGKANKIATSEDKTFSYIPDCSDLPISEDADYVYICENNTIYGTKFKELPNTKGKDLVADVSSCFLSEPVDVSKYAIIYGGVQKNIGPAGMVIAIVRDDLITDDVLPGTPTMMKYKTHADANSLYNTPNCYCIYICGKVFKWLKKQGGLEAMKERNEKKAKILYDYLDESKLFKGTVEKASRSLMNVPFVTGDPDLDAKFVKEAKEAGLENLKGHRTVGGMRASIYNAMPIEGVEKLVEFMKKFEKENL, from the coding sequence GTGAGTAGAGTTTACAATTTTTCAGCGGGTCCTGCTGTACTGCCGGAAGAAGTGCTGAAAGAAGCACAGGCAGAAATGTTAGATTACAAGGGTACAGGAATGTCTGTGATGGAGATGAGTCACCGTTCCAAAGCTTTTGATCAGATTATTCAGGAAGCAGAAAAAGATCTGAGAGACCTGATGCACATCCCGGATAACTATAAAGTGTTATTCCTTCAGGGCGGAGCATCTCTGCAGTTTGCCATGATCCCGATGAACCTGATGAAAAACAAGGTTGCCGATTATATCGTAACCGGTCAGTGGGCAAAGAAGGCATGGCAGGAAGCACAGAAATACGGAAAAGCAAACAAGATTGCCACTTCCGAAGACAAGACATTCTCTTATATCCCGGACTGTTCCGATCTTCCGATCAGCGAAGATGCAGATTATGTATATATCTGTGAGAATAATACGATCTATGGAACAAAATTCAAAGAACTGCCAAATACCAAAGGAAAAGATCTGGTGGCAGATGTTTCTTCCTGTTTCCTGTCTGAACCGGTAGATGTAAGTAAATATGCAATCATTTACGGTGGTGTACAGAAAAATATCGGACCGGCCGGCATGGTCATTGCAATCGTAAGAGATGACCTGATCACAGACGATGTATTGCCGGGAACTCCGACCATGATGAAATATAAAACACATGCTGATGCAAATTCTCTTTATAATACACCGAACTGCTACTGCATCTACATCTGTGGTAAAGTGTTCAAGTGGCTGAAAAAACAGGGCGGTCTGGAAGCAATGAAAGAGCGCAACGAAAAGAAAGCCAAGATCCTGTATGATTATCTGGATGAAAGTAAACTGTTCAAGGGAACTGTAGAAAAAGCTTCCCGTTCTCTGATGAACGTTCCTTTCGTAACCGGAGATCCTGACCTGGATGCAAAATTCGTAAAAGAAGCAAAAGAAGCAGGTCTGGAGAATCTGAAGGGACACAGAACCGTTGGCGGTATGCGTGCAAGTATTTACAACGCAATGCCGATCGAAGGCGTGGAAAAATTAGTAGAGTTCATGAAAAAATTCGAGAAGGAGAATCTGTAA
- a CDS encoding phosphoglycerate dehydrogenase has translation MFQYQCLNPISKVGLDGFTNDYIKTEEIEKADAILVRSASMHEMKLPENIQAIARAGAGVNNIPLKDCAEQGIVVFNTPGANANGVKEMVIAGMLLASRDIVGGVEWVKQEKDNENVGKLAEKQKKQFAGCEIKGKKLGVIGLGAIGAMVANTAIYLGMEVYGYDPYISVDTAWKLSREIKHIANVEDIFKECDYITLHVPLLDSTKGMISKDSIAMMKDGVVLLNFSRDLLVDETALVEALEAGKVKKYVTDFANPTVAGAKNTLVTPHLGASTAESEDNCACMAVKELRAYLENGNIHNSVNYPNCDMGICSAAGRIAINHRNVVNMISQFATVLGGAGMNISDMTNKSKGDYAYTLIDLETPATQEIIDKLDEIKGVLKVRIVK, from the coding sequence ATGTTTCAGTATCAATGCCTGAATCCAATTTCCAAGGTGGGACTGGATGGATTTACAAATGATTACATAAAAACAGAAGAAATAGAAAAAGCCGATGCGATCCTGGTAAGAAGTGCTTCGATGCATGAGATGAAATTACCGGAAAACATTCAGGCAATTGCCCGTGCCGGAGCAGGTGTCAACAACATTCCGTTAAAAGACTGTGCAGAACAAGGTATCGTCGTATTCAACACACCGGGAGCCAATGCAAACGGTGTCAAAGAAATGGTGATCGCCGGTATGCTCCTTGCTTCCCGTGATATCGTAGGCGGTGTAGAATGGGTAAAACAGGAAAAAGATAACGAAAATGTCGGAAAACTGGCAGAGAAACAGAAAAAACAGTTTGCCGGCTGCGAGATCAAAGGAAAGAAACTCGGTGTCATCGGTCTGGGAGCCATCGGAGCCATGGTAGCCAATACCGCTATTTATCTTGGCATGGAAGTATACGGATACGATCCATATATATCCGTAGACACTGCATGGAAGCTTTCCAGAGAGATCAAACATATTGCTAACGTAGAAGATATTTTCAAAGAGTGTGATTACATCACCTTGCATGTGCCGCTTCTTGACAGCACAAAGGGCATGATCAGCAAAGACAGTATCGCCATGATGAAAGACGGTGTGGTTCTGTTAAATTTCTCCAGAGACCTTCTGGTGGATGAAACTGCTCTGGTAGAAGCACTGGAAGCAGGAAAAGTGAAAAAATATGTTACAGATTTTGCAAATCCGACCGTTGCAGGTGCAAAAAATACACTGGTAACACCGCATCTGGGCGCATCCACAGCAGAATCCGAGGACAACTGTGCATGCATGGCAGTCAAAGAACTGAGAGCTTATCTGGAAAATGGTAATATCCATAATTCCGTGAACTATCCGAACTGTGATATGGGCATCTGTAGTGCAGCCGGAAGAATCGCCATCAACCACAGAAACGTAGTTAATATGATCAGCCAGTTCGCAACCGTTCTCGGTGGCGCAGGCATGAACATCTCCGATATGACAAACAAGAGTAAAGGGGATTACGCATACACCCTGATCGACCTGGAAACCCCGGCAACGCAGGAGATCATCGATAAATTAGACGAGATCAAGGGCGTTCTGAAAGTCAGAATCGTAAAATAA
- the glgB gene encoding 1,4-alpha-glucan branching protein GlgB, whose protein sequence is MSDKLYELMDWPEIEAVVYSEEYAPREILGPHVTGDGVLVQCFFPGADKVTVKTTKDGKEYLMSKEDDAGYFAVLLNGRKIPEYTYLVEKEGEQTECYDAYAFPCQITLEEEQKFINGICYDIYEKLGAHPMTVNGVDGVYFAVWAPNASRVSVVGDFNHWDGRVYQMQRLSVSGIYELFIPQIPVGSLYKYELKLKDGLIYLKADPYANQAELRPATASIVAELNGYTWKDQTWMKDRKKIQTEDAPMFVYEMHLGSWKKPEDGREFYNYRELAPMIVAYVKEMGYTHVELMPIMEHPFDASWGYQVTGYYAPTSRYGSPEDFMYFVDTLHQAGIGVILDWVPAHFPRDTFGLANFDGTCLYEHLDPRQGYHPHWGTLIYNYGRPQVKNFLIANALFWTEKFHADGIRFDAVASMLYLDYGKNDGEWVANIYGGNENLDAVEFLKHLNSIFKKKHPDALLIAEESTAWPRVTGSVETEDGLGFDYKWNMGWMNDFIGYMSNDPYFRGSHHNELTFSMIYAYSERFMLSLSHDEVVHQKGSLLEKMPGTEDKKFANLRAAYGFFMTHPGKKLLFMGQEYGQVHEWAENKALDWEDLEKPAHRQMQNYTKALIQLYKTHPALWELDYDSDGFEWINCVEWEKSMVTFLRKAKKQEDTLVVICNFSDVTYEEELVGVPYAGKYKEILNSDAKEYGGSGVVNPRVKIAKKEETDDRPYTIKVKVAPLSVSIYSFTKTAAKTSTNKTAKTSKKTAGKEGEKATSATAKKEGLRKVIQQKLETAEKKGAEEKEKRTAKEAEAAKKPKAKKTATAKKETKTE, encoded by the coding sequence ATGTCTGATAAATTATATGAATTGATGGACTGGCCGGAGATTGAAGCGGTGGTATATTCCGAAGAATACGCACCGAGAGAAATCCTCGGACCACATGTGACCGGTGATGGGGTGCTGGTACAGTGCTTTTTTCCGGGAGCGGACAAAGTAACGGTGAAGACAACAAAAGACGGCAAAGAATACCTGATGAGCAAAGAAGACGATGCGGGATATTTTGCCGTATTACTGAACGGAAGAAAAATTCCGGAGTATACTTATTTGGTGGAAAAAGAGGGAGAGCAGACAGAATGTTATGATGCGTATGCATTTCCCTGTCAGATTACACTGGAGGAAGAACAGAAGTTTATCAATGGCATCTGCTATGATATTTACGAAAAACTGGGTGCGCATCCGATGACTGTCAACGGTGTGGACGGCGTGTATTTTGCAGTCTGGGCACCGAATGCATCACGTGTCAGCGTGGTTGGCGATTTTAACCACTGGGACGGCAGAGTGTACCAGATGCAGCGGCTTTCCGTATCGGGAATCTATGAGCTGTTTATCCCGCAGATTCCGGTAGGCTCCCTGTACAAATACGAACTGAAATTAAAGGATGGTCTGATCTATCTGAAAGCCGATCCGTATGCAAACCAGGCGGAACTTCGTCCGGCAACGGCATCGATCGTGGCAGAGCTGAACGGATATACCTGGAAAGACCAGACCTGGATGAAAGACCGGAAAAAGATCCAGACCGAGGATGCACCGATGTTTGTCTATGAGATGCATCTGGGATCCTGGAAGAAACCGGAAGACGGAAGAGAATTTTACAATTACCGGGAACTGGCACCGATGATCGTGGCATATGTCAAAGAGATGGGGTATACCCATGTAGAACTGATGCCGATTATGGAACATCCGTTTGATGCCTCCTGGGGCTATCAGGTGACCGGATATTATGCACCGACCAGCCGTTACGGTTCACCGGAAGACTTTATGTATTTTGTGGATACCTTGCATCAGGCGGGAATCGGTGTGATTCTTGACTGGGTACCGGCGCATTTTCCGCGGGATACGTTTGGACTTGCCAATTTTGACGGCACATGCCTTTACGAACATCTCGATCCGAGACAGGGGTATCATCCGCACTGGGGTACACTGATCTATAATTACGGCAGACCACAGGTGAAGAACTTCCTGATCGCCAATGCACTGTTCTGGACAGAAAAGTTCCATGCAGACGGTATCCGTTTTGATGCGGTGGCTTCGATGCTGTATCTGGACTATGGAAAGAACGACGGTGAGTGGGTGGCAAATATCTACGGCGGCAATGAAAATCTGGATGCCGTGGAATTCTTAAAACACCTGAATTCCATTTTCAAAAAGAAACATCCGGATGCCCTGCTGATCGCAGAAGAGTCCACGGCATGGCCGAGAGTGACCGGAAGCGTGGAGACGGAAGACGGTCTGGGATTTGATTACAAATGGAATATGGGCTGGATGAACGATTTCATCGGCTATATGAGCAATGATCCGTATTTTCGTGGTTCCCATCATAACGAACTGACCTTTAGTATGATCTACGCGTACAGCGAGCGGTTTATGCTGAGTCTCTCCCACGATGAGGTGGTACACCAGAAAGGTTCTCTGTTAGAGAAAATGCCGGGAACCGAAGATAAGAAATTCGCCAACCTGCGTGCGGCATATGGTTTCTTTATGACGCATCCGGGCAAGAAATTATTGTTCATGGGACAGGAATACGGTCAGGTTCACGAATGGGCGGAAAATAAAGCTCTTGACTGGGAAGACCTGGAAAAACCGGCACACCGGCAGATGCAGAACTATACCAAAGCGCTGATCCAGCTGTATAAGACGCATCCGGCACTGTGGGAACTGGACTATGATTCCGATGGATTTGAGTGGATCAACTGTGTGGAATGGGAAAAGAGCATGGTGACCTTCCTTCGAAAAGCAAAAAAACAGGAAGATACACTGGTTGTGATCTGCAATTTCTCGGATGTTACCTATGAAGAGGAACTGGTAGGCGTTCCGTATGCAGGAAAATACAAAGAAATCCTGAACAGCGATGCGAAAGAATACGGTGGTTCCGGCGTGGTCAATCCGCGTGTGAAAATTGCGAAGAAAGAAGAGACGGATGACCGGCCGTATACGATCAAAGTGAAAGTTGCACCGCTGAGTGTGTCTATCTACAGTTTTACAAAGACAGCTGCAAAGACATCAACGAACAAAACGGCGAAAACCTCGAAAAAGACAGCCGGAAAAGAAGGAGAGAAAGCGACATCTGCAACGGCAAAAAAAGAAGGACTCCGAAAAGTAATCCAGCAGAAATTAGAGACTGCGGAGAAGAAGGGAGCCGAGGAGAAAGAAAAACGCACGGCGAAAGAAGCGGAAGCTGCGAAAAAACCAAAAGCGAAAAAGACAGCAACAGCAAAAAAGGAGACTAAGACAGAATGA
- a CDS encoding mechanosensitive ion channel family protein — protein sequence MMNALKSLVQWKGSIPQGGLLDFVLKVILALIVYFIGTKLIGWFCKKLRKQLMKFGSDEATKSFLLSGIKIGMHLILILTIAGNLGVDKTSVAALVGSAGVAISLALQGGLSNFAGGLIIMFLRPFSVGDYIIENGEKTEGTVQKIELYYTTLMTIDSRRIVIPNSVLTNDSITNVTAMEKRRLEIKVGISYESDLLLAKQILRELIEKDPELLEREETQVFVDELGDSAVILGLRAWVKTEEFWNTKWRMNEQIKLEFDKRGIQIPYPQMDVHMHH from the coding sequence ATGATGAATGCATTAAAGTCGCTGGTTCAGTGGAAGGGGAGCATTCCACAGGGCGGACTTCTTGATTTTGTGCTGAAAGTAATTCTTGCGCTGATCGTTTATTTCATCGGAACAAAACTGATTGGATGGTTCTGTAAAAAACTTCGGAAACAGCTGATGAAGTTTGGAAGCGATGAGGCTACGAAAAGTTTTCTTTTATCGGGAATCAAGATCGGAATGCATCTGATCCTGATCCTGACGATCGCCGGGAACCTTGGTGTGGACAAGACTTCGGTGGCTGCGCTGGTTGGTTCCGCCGGCGTGGCGATCAGTTTGGCGTTGCAGGGCGGCTTATCAAACTTTGCAGGCGGACTGATCATCATGTTCCTGCGTCCGTTCTCCGTGGGTGATTACATCATTGAAAACGGGGAAAAGACCGAGGGAACGGTGCAGAAGATTGAATTGTATTACACGACGCTGATGACCATCGACAGCCGCCGGATCGTGATTCCGAACTCTGTGCTGACGAACGACAGTATCACGAATGTAACCGCGATGGAAAAAAGAAGGCTGGAGATCAAGGTCGGAATTTCCTATGAATCCGATCTGCTCCTGGCAAAACAGATCCTCCGGGAACTGATCGAGAAGGATCCGGAACTTCTGGAGCGGGAAGAAACGCAGGTTTTCGTGGATGAGCTGGGTGACAGCGCCGTGATCTTGGGACTTCGTGCCTGGGTAAAGACGGAAGAATTCTGGAATACCAAATGGAGAATGAATGAACAGATCAAGCTGGAATTTGATAAGAGGGGCATTCAGATTCCGTACCCGCAGATGGATGTGCATATGCATCATTGA